A stretch of the Alnus glutinosa chromosome 6, dhAlnGlut1.1, whole genome shotgun sequence genome encodes the following:
- the LOC133871083 gene encoding zinc finger protein CONSTANS-LIKE 4-like isoform X2, giving the protein MASKLCDSCKSATAKLFCRADSAFLCVGCDCKVHAANKLASRHARVWVCEVCEQAPAHVTCKADAAALCVTCDRDIHSANPLSRRHERIRVTPFYDTVAVNSGATANFLDDRYLSDGDVGREEAEAASWLLPNPPNPANNKVTETPDLNTGQFVFPAMDPYLDLDYGPVDPKLEAQEQNSSGTDGVVPVQSKSVHQLSDHCFDLDFSTSKPYVYGYNSHCLSQSVSSSSHDVGVVPDGGAVTDVSDSYAKPVMESANRTVPISAADREARVLRYREKRKNRKFEKTIRYASRKAYAETRPRIKGRFAKRGGHGGG; this is encoded by the exons ATGGCATCGAAGCTCTGCGACTCGTGCAAATCGGCGACGGCAAAGCTGTTCTGCCGAGCCGACTCGGCGTTCCTCTGCGTAGGCTGCGACTGCAAGGTCCACGCGGCCAATAAGCTCGCGTCCCGCCACGCGCGCGTCTGGGTCTGCGAGGTCTGCGAGCAGGCTCCCGCCCACGTCACGTGCAAGGCCGACGCCGCCGCCCTCTGCGTAACGTGCGACCGCGACATCCACTCAGCCAATCCCCTCTCCCGCCGCCACGAGCGCATCCGCGTCACGCCCTTCTATGACACCGTCGCCGTCAATTCCGGGGCCACCGCCAACTTTCTCGACGACCGTTATTTGTCCGACGGTGACGTCGGCAGAGAAGAGGCCGAGGCCGCCTCTTGGTTGCTCCCAAACCCTCCCAATCCTGCCAACAACAAGGTGACAGAGACTCCGGATCTGAATACGGGTCAGTTCGTGTTCCCGGCCATGGATCCCTATCTGGATCTGGATTATGGACCCGTGGATCCAAAATTGGAAGCGCAGGAGCAGAACAGTTCGGGTACTGACGGAGTCGTACCCGTGCAGAGCAAGAGTGTGCATCAGCTCAGTGACCACTGCTTCGATCTCGATTTCTCCACTTCCAAGCCCTACGTGTATGGCTACAACAGTCACTGTCTCAGTCAGAGT GTGTCGTCCTCCTCGCACGACGTTGGCGTAGTGCCAGATGGCGGCGCGGTGACCGATGTATCCGATTCTTACGCTAAGCCCGTGATGGAGTCTGCGAATCGGACGGTTCCGATTTCGGCGGCCGATCGTGAAGCGAGGGTGCTGAGGTAccgagagaagaggaagaaccgAAAGTTCGAGAAAACGATCCGGTACGCCTCGCGAAAAGCCTACGCAGAGACGAGGCCGCGAATCAAAGGGAGGTTCGCCAAGCGGGGCGGACATGGTGGGGGTTGA
- the LOC133870764 gene encoding probable protein phosphatase 2C 59: MGYLNSVLSSSSQVHAEDAPVSGGGLSQNGKFSYGYASSPGKRSSMEDFYETRIDGVEGEIVGLFGVFDGHGGARAAEYVKQNLFSNLIRHPKFISDTKSAIADAYKDTDSEFLKSENSQNRDAGSTASTAILVGDRLLVANVGDSRAVICRGGNAIAVSRDHKPDQTDERQRIEEAGGFVMWAGTWRVGGVLAVSRAFGDRLLKQYVVADPEIQEEKIDSSLEFLILASDGLWDVVTNEEAVAMVKPLPEPEQAAKRLMQEAYQRGSADNITTVVVRFLANHGGSSHSSSG; encoded by the exons ATGGGCTATCTCAATTCGGTGCTGTCATCTTCAAGCCAGGTTCATGCCGAAGACGCACCCGTAAGCGGCGGTGGCCTCAG TCAGAATGGAAAGTTCAGCTATGGATATGCAAGCTCTCCAGGGaaaaggtcttcaatggaaGATTTTTATGAGACACGAATTGATGGTGTTGAAGGGGAGATAGTTGGTCTGTTTGGAGTCTTTGAtg GTCATGGGGGTGCTCGAGCTGCTGAATATGTCAAGCAAAACCTTTTTAGTAATTTGATCAGGCATCCAAAGTTTATTTCTGATACCAAATCAGCTATAG CTGACGCGTACAAAGATACAGACTCGGAGTTTTTGAAATCAGAAAATAGCCAGAACAGAGATGCTGGATCAACTGCTTCCACTGCCATCCTAGTTGGTGACCGTTTGCTTGTTGCAAATGTTGGGGATTCCAGAGCAGTTATCTGTAGGGGTGGTAATG CTATTGCTGTTTCTCGTGATCACAAGCCAGACCAAACTGATGAGCGGCAGCGGATTGAGGAAGCAGGAGGATTTGTTATGTGGGCTG GAACTTGGAGAGTTGGAGGAGTTCTTGCTGTTTCTCGTGCATTTGGTGATAGGCTCTTGAAACAATATGTTGTTGCTGATCCCGAAATTCAG GAGGAAAAGATTGACAGCTCCCTTGAGTTTCTTATCCTTGCTAGTGATGGACTGTGGGATGTTGTCACAAATGAG GAGGCTGTTGCAATGGTTAAACCACTTCCGGAGCCAGAACAGGCAGCAAAGAGGCTGATGCAGGAAGCATATCAGAGAGGTAGTGCAGATAATATTACCACTGTTGTTGTCCGTTTCTTGGCTAATCATGGGGGTTCCTCTCACAGCAGCTCTGGGTAA
- the LOC133871250 gene encoding pentatricopeptide repeat-containing protein At3g22470, mitochondrial-like, which produces MCTTAKCRNSLAFLFNHFLNDPHYYHVRVSFHAQNCYYYRSFSATSPNTTNSVRDNVESPNQFLKSVRDQCISGSLRNLGDALCLFDRVLHMHPLPSIVVFNRLLSAIARMKNHSTVISLIKEMELLGIAPDACTLGVLINCFCHLNRVDVGFSILARITKLGFQPHYIILNTLVGGLCLQGKIAEASKFVNEMEKNGYKPNTVTYGILINCFCHLSQVDVGFSILARILKLGFQPHHIILNTLVGGLCLQGKIDEASRFVNEMEKNGYKPNTVTYGTIINGLCKTGETNVAIGLLRKMEEGNLELNVVMYNTIIDSLCKDRLVTEASNFFLEMTIKGIQPDLFTYKSVIQGLCNSKQWKEAIKLLNEMVERKVMPDVRTFNILVGTLGKEGMLTKAKEVLDVMIRRGLEPDIITYNSLIDGYCLQNRMDEAVKTFNTMVEKGCSPSIVNYNKLIKGYCKNRRIDEAMNLFCEMLDNGIIPAVVTYNTLILGFCLVGRHKIALGLLHEMQVCGQHPVLKTYAVLLDGLCKNLHFPEAMALFQEMEDRKLDLNIVIYSILIDGMCNVGQLTTAKELFNTLPTKGLQPNVQTYTIMIKGLCKEGLLNEAKELFEKMDENNCSPDHVTYNTVIQGFLQHNETSWAVKYLKMMVDKGFSADATTTTIIMDLLSSNQPDKTLQEFFSEAYVKAF; this is translated from the coding sequence ATGTGTACGACTGCTAAGTGTAGAAACTCTCTTGCTTTCTTGTTCAATCATTTTCTTAACGATCCTCATTATTATCATGTAAGGGTTTCGTTCCATGCTCAAAATTGCTATTATTATCGTAGTTTTAGTGCTACTTCTCCTAACACTACCAACAGCGTTAGAGATAATGTGGAAAGCCCCAATCAGTTCTTGAAATCTGTGAGAGATCAATGCATATCTGGAAGCTTAAGGAATCTTGGTGATGCCTTATGCCTGTTTGATAGAGTGCTTCATATGCACCCTTTGCCTTCCATTGTGGTTTTCAATCGACTGCTGAGTGCGATTGCAAGAATGAAGAATCACTCAACTGTGATTTCTCTGATTAAAGAAATGGAACTGTTAGGAATTGCTCCCGATGCCTGTACTCTAGGTGTTTTGATTAATTGCTTCTGCCATTTGAACCGGGTGGATGTCGGCTTCTCTATCTTAGCAAGAATTACGAAACTCGGTTTTCAACCGCACTATATAATTCTAAACACTCTTGTTGGGGGGCTATGTCTTCAGGGTAAAATTGCTGAAGCTTCAAAGTTCGTTAACGAAATGGAGAAGAACGGGTACAAACCTAATACAGTTACCTATGGCATTCTGATTAATTGCTTTTGCCATTTGAGTCAGGTGGATGTCGGCTTTTCTATTTTAGCAAGAATTTTGAAACTTGGTTTTCAACCGCACCATATAATTCTAAACACTCTTGTAGGGGGGCTATGTCTTCAGGGTAAAATTGATGAAGCTTCAAGATTCGTTAACGAAATGGAGAAGAATGGCTACAAACCTAATACAGTTACCTATGGAACGATAATAAACGGTTTATGTAAAACAGGTGAGACCAATGTGGCTATTGGGTTGCTTAGAAAGATGGAAGAAGGAAATCTTGAACTTAATGTAGTGATGTATAACACAATTATTGATAGTTTATGTAAGGACAGATTGGTAACTGAGGCTTCGAACTTTTTCTTGGAAATGACAATTAAAGGAATTCAGCCAGACCTTTTTACTTACAAATCTGTAATTCAGGGTCTATGCAATTCCAAACAGTGGAAGGAGGCAATTAAACTATTGAATGAGATGGTGGAAAGGAAAGTCATGCCAGATGTGCGCACATTCAACATATTGGTGGGCACACTTGGTAAAGAGGGAATGTTGACAAAAGCAAAAGAAGTTTTGGATGTGATGATTCGGAGGGGCTTAGAGCCTGATATAATCACTTATAATTCTTTGATTGACGGTTACTGTTTACAAAATAGAATGGATGAGGCTGTCAAAACATTTAATACGATGGTTGAGAAGGGTTGTTCACCTTCTATTGTTAATTATAACAAATTGATCAAGGGATATtgtaaaaatagaagaattgACGAGGCAATGAATCTCTTCTGTGAAATGCTTGACAACGGAATAATTCCTGCTGTTGTCACTTACAACACTCTTATACTCGGTTTTTGCCTAGTTGGGAGACATAAGATTGCATTAGGGCTACTCCATGAGATGCAAGTTTGCGGCCAACATCCCGTTCTCAAAACTTATGCTGTTTTGTTAGATGGCTTGTGTAAGAATCTACACTTTCCAGAGGCAATGGCATTGTTTCAAGAGATGGAAGACAGAAAGTTAGACCTTAATATTGTGATTTATAGCATCTTGATTGATGGTATGTGTAATGTTGGGCAACTTACGACTGCAAAAGAACTCTTTAATACTCTTCCTACCAAAGGTTTGCAACCTAATGTTCAAACTTATACTATAATGATCAAAGGGCTTTGCAAAGAGGGACTACTAAATGAAGCCAAAGAATTATTTGAGAAAATGGACGAGAACAATTGTTCACCTGACCATGTCACATATAACACAGTGATCCAAGGCTTCTTGCAACATAATGAAACATCATGGGCAGTGAAATATCTCAAGATGATGGTTGACAAGGGTTTCTCGGCAGATGCGACCACGACAACAATTATAATGGACTTGTTGTCTTCTAATCAGCCAGATAAGACATTACAAGAATTTTTTTCAGAAGCCTATGTGAAAGCTTTCTAA
- the LOC133871083 gene encoding zinc finger protein CONSTANS-LIKE 4-like isoform X1, translating into MASKLCDSCKSATAKLFCRADSAFLCVGCDCKVHAANKLASRHARVWVCEVCEQAPAHVTCKADAAALCVTCDRDIHSANPLSRRHERIRVTPFYDTVAVNSGATANFLDDRYLSDGDVGREEAEAASWLLPNPPNPANNKVTETPDLNTGQFVFPAMDPYLDLDYGPVDPKLEAQEQNSSGTDGVVPVQSKSVHQLSDHCFDLDFSTSKPYVYGYNSHCLSQSFAAQVSSSSHDVGVVPDGGAVTDVSDSYAKPVMESANRTVPISAADREARVLRYREKRKNRKFEKTIRYASRKAYAETRPRIKGRFAKRGGHGGG; encoded by the exons ATGGCATCGAAGCTCTGCGACTCGTGCAAATCGGCGACGGCAAAGCTGTTCTGCCGAGCCGACTCGGCGTTCCTCTGCGTAGGCTGCGACTGCAAGGTCCACGCGGCCAATAAGCTCGCGTCCCGCCACGCGCGCGTCTGGGTCTGCGAGGTCTGCGAGCAGGCTCCCGCCCACGTCACGTGCAAGGCCGACGCCGCCGCCCTCTGCGTAACGTGCGACCGCGACATCCACTCAGCCAATCCCCTCTCCCGCCGCCACGAGCGCATCCGCGTCACGCCCTTCTATGACACCGTCGCCGTCAATTCCGGGGCCACCGCCAACTTTCTCGACGACCGTTATTTGTCCGACGGTGACGTCGGCAGAGAAGAGGCCGAGGCCGCCTCTTGGTTGCTCCCAAACCCTCCCAATCCTGCCAACAACAAGGTGACAGAGACTCCGGATCTGAATACGGGTCAGTTCGTGTTCCCGGCCATGGATCCCTATCTGGATCTGGATTATGGACCCGTGGATCCAAAATTGGAAGCGCAGGAGCAGAACAGTTCGGGTACTGACGGAGTCGTACCCGTGCAGAGCAAGAGTGTGCATCAGCTCAGTGACCACTGCTTCGATCTCGATTTCTCCACTTCCAAGCCCTACGTGTATGGCTACAACAGTCACTGTCTCAGTCAGAGT TTCGCTGCACAGGTGTCGTCCTCCTCGCACGACGTTGGCGTAGTGCCAGATGGCGGCGCGGTGACCGATGTATCCGATTCTTACGCTAAGCCCGTGATGGAGTCTGCGAATCGGACGGTTCCGATTTCGGCGGCCGATCGTGAAGCGAGGGTGCTGAGGTAccgagagaagaggaagaaccgAAAGTTCGAGAAAACGATCCGGTACGCCTCGCGAAAAGCCTACGCAGAGACGAGGCCGCGAATCAAAGGGAGGTTCGCCAAGCGGGGCGGACATGGTGGGGGTTGA